The window GTAGTATCTTTCACAGTACGAATTACTGGTGCATAGTGTTTAGCAAGAACATGGTTAATATGTCTTTGTGTCATATTAATTCTTTGATTCTGAGTTATGCAACCCTTCATATTTGTTTTCCATCGTTAAAGAAGACAGAAGTCTAAGGATGATTGTCAAGGCCTAAAGGTGTCAAACCGGGTGCACTTATATGATTCGTCACAATGTTCTCTTACTTTCCATATTTCTAAACAGTATTAACCCTACTGTGGTTTTATCTGGCGAGTGAATCATagaatttttgttaattttcatGCACAAAATTCAGTGTGGAAATTGTCTTTCTGATTCTTTCTCAAGGACTCTGaagggacttgtgtttattgTAGCTTTCTGCAGTTTGCGAGACAAAGTTTCATTATCAGGACAAAAGTCAGCCTATTAATTATGTCGTCAGCATTTCGCCAAATATGCAGGTATTAAGCTCTTGGTTTAATCTTGCTTTGTTTAAGGACACTGAAATGGCTTGTGTTTAATGTAGTTTCCTCTATAATTTTTGTTGGAGCATTTGGAAATTAATTTCTGGTCTCCGCACTCTTCTATCAGATTGGTTGATATAATATCTCCCCTatgcttttttatttaaatGAGAAACACGGTGCTTTTGATAGTGGAGTTGTAGtttgttgaaaattttgaagtttGGTTGGAAAGAAGGGGGAGGAACTTTTTACAGAAAATTTGGGAAGGTGGTTCTCTTTTGGGATAGAGCAAGATTCTGGGAAGCTTTGTGTACATCGGTATCAAATGAATATAAAAATTTTCCAGTTTTTTTTGTCTATATGTGGATTATGGAGCTGCTAGTTTTAAGTTCGTTAATTCTTAATGGCCCTGTGCTATAATTGTGTCGTGTGTCTGTATATAAGTTAATGATTGTACCTTCCGAGGACTGCTTGTTTCCTGCTATTGTATTGTTTGACATTGTTAAAATTCTTTTGTTTCTGAAGAAGTTCTGGGCAGGAGGAACTTTTCTAGTTCAGTAATTAATTTTCACTTGCTTCTTACTCACATGACAATTTTATATCCATATACAGAAATATCCCCCAAGAGATTGGCTAGTAAAATCAACCTTGCCTTCTAACTTCAGTCCAGACACTATCCAAATGGTGCTTAACAAGCTTTCTCCAGAAAATGTCAGGTAAGTGTATCGCTAAGTTGAATTCTATAGAATTTCGTAACTATTTTCCAAGCAGATCCTTCTTGTCTATTGTAATAAATTTCCTCATAAACTTATGGACTAATGCTCTTTTCGTTGTACAGAATTTTCTGGGTATCAAAAAAATTTGAAGGTCATACTAACATGACTGAGCCATGGTATGGGACCGCTTATTCCGTCGGGAAAATTAGTGGCTCCATGATTCAGGTTGGTTATAATTCTATATGtaaatcaatatatatatatatatatatgtatgtatgtatgtatgtatgtatgtatatatgtatatgtgtgtgtgtgtgtgtgtatatcgTTAGGTATggtgttgttttttttgttaatttcatcAGTTTAGAGATGTAATGAATCCTTTTAAAGGAGTAAGAGGAAACCACTTTGATCCCAAAACCTTTTCATTTGATTGCAGGAATGGATAGTATCTTCCCCAAATGAGAATCTGCACCTACCAGCCCATAATGTGTTCATCCCCACGGACTTGTCACTTAAGAATGATCATGAGAAGGTCTGATGAATGGTAAATTCTATCTCTAAATTAGCACAACTTTAAATTCTTCTGATGTGATTGACTTTTTTTCCAGGCCAACTGTCCTGTTCTGTTAAGAAAGTCGCCGTGTTCAACACTCTGGTACAAGCCAGATACAATGTTCTTTACTCCTAAGGCTTACGTTAGGATTCATTTCACTTGTCCCCACACAAGTGAATCCCCTGAAACAGAAGTCTTAACTAAAATGTTTACTCGGTTGTTGATGGATTACTTGAATGAATATGGTAAAATTCCGTATTTACGGCTAATTACTTGCTTCCATTGAAGGTGACCTATTTTATTTTTCGCTTACACCAAAGGTGTTATTTTCTTGAACCAGAGCTTATTTAAGTCTTTTTTGTCAGCTTACTATGCTGAGGTTGCTGAACTGTTTTACGCAATAACCCAAACAGATAGCGGGTTTCAGGTATCGTGTTCAACCATGTGAAACTTGCTAGCCAGTTCTTTAGATTGTTGTTTCTGTAAATTgaccttttattttcttatgtaGGTGACTTTGGTTGGCTATAACCACAAATTAAGAATTTTACTAGAAACTGTAGTTGAGAAGATTGCAAGCTTTAAAGTGAAAGCTGATAGGTTCACTGTCATCAAGGTAACCTTACGGCTCCTTGTACCcaaaaatgttttattttaaatgtttctATACATTGTTCTAGATGAGCATTTTGATAAGCTATTAGTCGCGGCACAGTAACTGGTAATTTTTGCAGCGGCCAACAAGATTCCTGAAAAGAGACAGATCATATCTACCTATTTTCTGAAAtaattttggaacagtctcTTTATTTAGCTATTTCAAGATTCTCTTCCTGCTCTCTTAAACCTGTAGTAGAATTTGTCATGATCATGGAGATTTTCTAAGTTGGCATAGAGAATCTTTGCCGAGTATATCTTGTATCGAGAATGTATagtattgcctttaagaaataTAATGTCTTGGGCCTCTCCACCCATGTCCAGTTTGTATTGGTGGGATGCTTTAATTCTATCGTGTCATCAAAACAGGAAACCAACGTGTCAGGCGCAACGGCCACATGTGCTTTGACATTCCCCAATATAAATTATCTACATTTTTGGGCCCCAGTCATACTACACATGAGGGGATGTGTTGTGTGTATATCCCGCATGGGAAGGCAAAGCCTTGATTTATATAATGTGGAATGTTCTAGGCCTATGCATCCGTGGCCAATTGGTTTTGGGTTGCATGATCAATCAGTCTTGTTTTCTCTTATATTCAAAATATGCATTCACATTGTGGGCCAAATAGGAATACACTTACTATGAACATTCTTACTTGTAGCTACGGACCTAGATTTCATCATCATCGTTATCATAATTGTATTAATCTTCATGACCGAACATATACCTAATTTGTGATTTTATCAATTAGTCTGTCTTCCGCAGGAGCATTTGCTTCTTGTGTTTTTCTGTTTCTCTGAGACTTGATATTgtagcttttttatttttttcttgccTTTTTTGCCGAacttattttcttttgaatttgtttatcTGCATTGGCTTTACCCATTTGGTAATGTCTTCAAGTATATTAGTTTAATGAAAGAAATAAGTTCAATTTGATGAAGCAATTGGAATCTGATATCTAAAGTGATGTATATATTTAACCATTTCTTACAtgttattttcctttttgtccGTATCAGGAAATGCTCATGAAGGAGTACCAAAACTTGAAATTCAAACAGCCTTATGAGCAGGCTATGAATTACACCGCATTAATTCTACGTGATAATACTTCTCCATGGATGGAAGAACTTGAAGCTCTTCCTCACCTTCAAGTTGAAGATCTTGCTAAGTTTGTTCCTCTGATGCTCTCGAGGGCCTTCTTAGAGTGTTATACAGCAGGTTACCTTTTGTTTTCCTTCAAACAATTTAGGTTATATCCATTGTTATCTTGATTTtagttttctcttttttttatttttttattttattgttattcATTGTTAGTTATATGCTTTTGCAGGAAACCTTGAAAGGAATGAAGCTGAGTCAATGATCCAACATATTGAAGATGTTTTCTTTAAGGGCTCAAACCTGATTTCCCAACCTTTGTTCCCATCCCAGCATTTGACGAATAGAGTCGTGAAGCTTGAAAAGGGCACGAACTACTTCTACCCTGTGGAAGGCCTTAATCCGAGTGATGAGAATTCTGCCCTTGTCCACTATATCCAGGTTCTTAAATTTGTTTACAGAAGGAATAAACTAGATTTTGTTGGATGGAAGTTTTCATTTTATACGGTCTCGTTCAAAATTCACAAAACCTTGCAAGAGTTCCTACAGAAATGTTTTAAACCAGTATCTTCTCTGGTTTTTCTTCAAAATATTACAGAATAATTTTCAAGAAATTTGAATATTACTAGAGCTGCGACCTCTAAATCACAGcgttattttgtttgtttttaaacaCAATTGTCTTAATATGTGTAGGTTCATCGGGATGATTTTATGCTGAATGTGAAACTTCAGCTGTTTGCTCTTATTGCAAAGCAGCCTGCCTTCCACCAGCTTAGATCCGTTGAGCAACTTGGTTACATCACAGCCCTCGTGCAGAGGAATGATTTTGGTATCCGTGGGGTGCAGTTTATTATACAATCTACAGTGAAGGTATATAACCATGCTTCTATTATTGTTGTCCTGTTGCTTTATCCCTGCCTATACCAAAGCACGTTATGTTGATCTTAACAGGATCCAGCACATATTGATTTGAGAGTGGAGGAATTCCTCAAGGGGTTCGAGACTAAACTTTATGAGATGCCAAGTGACGAATTCAAGGTAAGATCAATTAGACTCTATCCTTAACTCCAGTTGTGTAGTTTTCTAGTTTTACCACATCTTTTTTGCAGCTTTAATCTCTTCAGTATGGAACATCTTTAGACTTCCTTAAAACTTCCAGTGATACCATTTTTACCTTGCATTAGTCTGTCTGCCTTGTTTATTATCCACACCCATATCATCTTCGCCCTTCCATCAGTCTTTTTTTGTGATGATTCATGTCCCCATTTACAGATGGTAGATATCTTTCAATATCAATGTTTAATCACTTCTAGATAAAATGTGAACctgaaaaagaaatttttttgttgtaggatgtctatttttttccttttcgttGTAGGATGTCATATATGATTTTTCCCCAATAAATAACTGTTGAACTGGTTGGTATGTAGAGCAATGTAAATGCTTTGATCGACATGAAGCTTGAGAAGCACAAGAACTTAAGGGAAGAAGCTGGATTTTATTGGACGGAGATTTCTGATGGGACCCTCAAGTTTGATAGGAAAGAGTCTGAGGTATGAATATCTCCCTAAtttgagttcaatttttttagatGCTTATACAATTCGAGATGATCGATGCCTTTTATTCTTTTCAGTACTGGGATAAATGTGCTTGTGTTAAAGTGATTATAAACTAGGTAGCAAAAAACCGTAAATTACAAGCTGAtcaatataaattaaaaatgtttAAGAACCGTTGGAACAAAATAGAAATAAAGCAGGAAAGAAAATGTGTCCCCCTATTAATGGTAGTGTTGATACTTGAAACAGATTGCAGCACTGAGGCAGCTTACGCAGCAAGAATTGATAGATTTTTTCAATGAGCATATAAAAGTTGGGGCACCTCAAAAGAGGTCATTAAGCGTACGAGTGTACGGGAACTCACATTCATCCGAGTACACTACGGATGGAAGTTCACCTGTGAAACCTTGCTATGTCAAAATCGACGATATATTCAGCTTCAGAAGGTCACAGCCTCTTTATGGTTCATTCAAGGTAAATCATGTGAAATTGTAGAGACTTGCGAATGGAATCGCTTCAACTTTGACAAAATTGTCAAAGAATAGCATCGGTTGCAGACAGCAGATTTGGCAGAAAGATCGCCCAAGAAGTTCATCGACAAAGCTAGTACCGTATGTCAAAATGATAAggaatttgatattttgaattCCATTTTTATCGTACATTTGACCTTGTAACTTAAATAAGTCCAAAATGAAACAATAAAAGAGAAAGGCATTGTCTTTGTCATTGAAGCTGCTTTATTTGTGTATTCTATGTTGAGAATTATTAATATTTGGATTCCAAGTGGCCAAAACTTAGAATATTTCTTTCGTTATCTGTTTATCCAATTAAAGAGATTCAGAATATGCAGTTTGTCATACACAATGCATTTATAATGTAtgtaatatttttctttgagATGCAGACGCTTAAGGCTATGTTTGGGGGAATAGGATTCTctccggattctctttgtggggATTCGGAGGATCAATGAATCaagttcgttcatcgtatatcgtgcggttagaaatctttaaaattaaatataaatagtttttaataaaaattgactgcacgatgtacgataaatgaGCATGATTAATTGAACTCCGGATCCTTAAACAAAATGTTAAATAGAAGAGACAACCCTCCACGAACATTATAAGGGTATGTGAGAGATTTTCAAATGGCTCCTTTCAAGTAAAGATTTGTATCGCCTTCAATATTCAATTTGTATCGCCTTCAACATTCAAACTTCCCGATAAACATGAGACGACTACAAGGGACCAAGAACCTTTCATCTCAAACTTGTGGCCCGAAGTACTCTTGCaatgtttttctttcttctgaaTCATTCATGTCACCAACACACACAATAAAGGCCCTAAATTTGTTCTTAGTGTGCTTAACAAATAGAGTGAGATCCATGTTGCTATGTCTATATTCAATGCCTTCCTACATATGACCCTCGCAAACCAAGCTCCAGGAGATTGCTTCAAGTCATACAAAGACTTCCTTAGTTTGTACACACCTATCTAGTCTTTCCATTTGCATATTACACCCAGGTTACAATTTCATGTGTACTTCTTTCTTCAAATCTCCATGAAGAAGGCATTCTTCATATATCAGATCATCGATGCAGTCACCAATCAAGATTTTACTGACataaactgcaagacacaaatGGCTTTATGTAGTTAATTTCATAAGTCTGCGTCTAGTCTAGCTTAAATCGTTCAACAGTTCCATCAGCTTCATACTTGGTGTAAATTCACCGGCATCGGataccccacaaattgttgaataaaccccacatacttaatacaccccacatttactttttcaattaaaaattatctttatacaccccacatacctctccataataccctcacactcCACATTCTCAAAACACACATTATATTTCTATATACACcccaatttcttcaaattttataatactcatttttaattttgatggatTGAATCTAAATACCCTGATGTTCCCAGGCTAATTACTTTTGTGATTGACTTGTTTTTCATTTCCAGCTTGAGAGCATATTATCATTAACCGATTTGGACGCTAACActtatcttaaatttttttatctttgtgcAGATTGGAAAATCTTATGTCACTTCCAAACTCAAGAATTAtccaaactcaagatcttatgTAACTTTTCTATAactaaagaaataaaaaaataaaaaagaattatcGAAATTTTCAAGCTATTGGCATTGCAATTCACAGAGCTGGTTCAAAGGCATAAGTTCTGAAGTTTTTCGACATAGTAAATGCCGGGATGTGATAAAATGTGTTGTTGGACataaaataatttcttgcagtCACAGTGATCAATAGCATTGGCATATTCACAGACATTTTGTTAGGGTTTTCTCAATCAatgtgtttgtagtttcattagtTAGGATTTTGTTCAACAATTGAGGGTGggagagttgataattgaagaagataaataatacgttaaaagtgatgTGGGTTGTATTTggaaatttcttatttttttttaacttaataaggtcgaaattgtcattgcatagtagaataaataagtaatttaatattaaattttttgtggggtgctaataaaaaaagcctatgtttttttcttggcttatttttagctatgCTCCCTAAAACTCTATTTTAATCTCATTTTGCCCCGTGTAACTCAAAAGTCACCACTTTAACTtcctgaaactcaaaattcgttTCACTTTCACTTGCTCCATTATGCGTCAACATTCAACAACCAGTgaatattaagtttaaaagaaattaaagagatgaaaaaaaataaaaaagaaattgattagcttggctcatccaaatcaaactcacataagaaattaacagaTCTAAGGCAACTTGaaacgaattttgagttttatagagACGACTTTCAAATTTTAGAGGGCAAACTGGATCAAAATCGAGTTCCAAAAATAAAGTGAaacgaattttgagtttcaaaaaaTAAAGTTGTGACTTTTAAATTACAAAGAGTATATTAAGATTAAAATTAGGTGGATTAACTTaaaataagcctttttcctCTAGGGAAGTCCACAACTTCCCACGTTGAATTATATTCGAGTGCCTTCTTCTCTTTATCCACCACTTCTTTCCACGTCGGAGCACTCAAGGCATCATGCACACAGTACTAGAAAGAAACACAGCTAAAACCCTTTTGGGGGtaagagatcctctccggatctctttCATCAAAGTCCgcggatcaagtgatccgggttcttgaaatttgatcaaaccgTTAAAAACAGAAGCtccttttaaaagttataataattttaaccgttggatcaaatttcaagggcccggatcacttgatccacgagctttggtggaagagatctggagaggatctctttccatAAAATTGAACCCTTCACATAGTTCACCACTTCTTACCACCAAAAGTGTTTTCGTTCATAAAAGTTGAAAATAATCAATATTGCTAAAGCTTTTGATACTTTAAACTGGAATTTTCTTCTCCACATGCTTTCTAGTTTTGGATTTTCTCGTATTTTTGTGGGTTGGGTCCATGTTTTATTACAGTCTGCTCATCTTTTGGTAAATGGTACACTGCATGAGTTTTTTTCTTGTTCTCAAGGTGTACGTTAGGGAGACCCTCTTTCtccactactttttttttttggtttagcAGAGGAAGCTCTGAGTAGaggtttatctttgtttttctcTACTAGACGGATCACTGCTATTTCAGCTCCACAGGGTTGTTGCCCTCTAACTCATGTGTTATATGCTGatgatctttttattttttgtcgtAGGAATATTCAATCTCTTCGAAAGTTTTTGGATAAGTATGGTTGTGCATCGGGACAACTTGTTAATGCAACTAAGAATACTTTTTATCTCGGCTCCACCTCTGCCCATCATAGAGTGCATGTATCTAGACATCTTGGCTTTCGTATAGGTGTTGTTCCTTTCACTTATCTTGGGGTACCCATTTTTTGTGGTAAGCCAAGGAGAATTCACTTTCAAGCTTTGGTGGATAAGGCTAAAGCTCGTCTTTCAGGTTGGAAAGGTAAACTTCTCTCAATGGCTGGATAACTACAATGAGTGCAATCTGTTTATCAAAGCTGTTTCTCCGTAGCTTCTCAATTTATCAATGGCCTATTTGCCTTTTATAGCATTTTTCTGCTTGTGcattaaattttatttgattaggGGACTTGGCTTCACGAAAGCTAATAACTATTGATTGGAGTATGATGTGTGGACCTAAGCATGAAAGTGGCTTTGGTCTTTCGGATTTAACTACTTTGAACTTGACGGCTTTGATTAGTATTGGTT is drawn from Malus domestica chromosome 14, GDT2T_hap1 and contains these coding sequences:
- the LOC103454415 gene encoding insulin-degrading enzyme-like 1, peroxisomal; translation: MAVGKEVVEEIVKARTDKREYRRIVLPNSLEALLISDPDTDKCAASMDVNVGAFSDPDGLEGLAHFLEHMLFYASEKYPLEDSYSKYITEHGGRTNAYTASEHTNYYFDVNSDGFEEALDRFAQFFINPLMSADATMREIKAVDSENQKNLLSDGWRMNQLQKHLSAADHPYHKFSTGNWETLEVCPKAKGLDTRAELNKFYEQYYSANVMHLVIYGKESLDKIQATVEDKFKGIRNIDRSCLHFGGEPCTSEHLQILVKTVPIKEGHKLGLVWPIAPEIHHYKEGPCRYLSHLIGHEAEGSLYAVLKTLGWATGLCAGESDSTLDFSFFRVDMDLTDAGHEHMQDIVGLLFKYISLLHQSGICKWIFDELSAVCETKFHYQDKSQPINYVVSISPNMQKYPPRDWLVKSTLPSNFSPDTIQMVLNKLSPENVRIFWVSKKFEGHTNMTEPWYGTAYSVGKISGSMIQEWIVSSPNENLHLPAHNVFIPTDLSLKNDHEKANCPVLLRKSPCSTLWYKPDTMFFTPKAYVRIHFTCPHTSESPETEVLTKMFTRLLMDYLNEYAYYAEVAELFYAITQTDSGFQVTLVGYNHKLRILLETVVEKIASFKVKADRFTVIKEMLMKEYQNLKFKQPYEQAMNYTALILRDNTSPWMEELEALPHLQVEDLAKFVPLMLSRAFLECYTAGNLERNEAESMIQHIEDVFFKGSNLISQPLFPSQHLTNRVVKLEKGTNYFYPVEGLNPSDENSALVHYIQVHRDDFMLNVKLQLFALIAKQPAFHQLRSVEQLGYITALVQRNDFGIRGVQFIIQSTVKDPAHIDLRVEEFLKGFETKLYEMPSDEFKSNVNALIDMKLEKHKNLREEAGFYWTEISDGTLKFDRKESEIAALRQLTQQELIDFFNEHIKVGAPQKRSLSVRVYGNSHSSEYTTDGSSPVKPCYVKIDDIFSFRRSQPLYGSFKVNHVKL